The DNA region CAGCGTGATCGAGCCCGGCGACCGCGTGCTCGTGGTCGGCGCGGGGCAGTTCGGCATCCTGATGCGCGAGATCATGAACCGCGTGGGCGCCGACTGGACGGAGTTCCCGGTCGAGTGGGGCGCGCGCCTGGACCTGGAGCGTCTGCGGCGGGAGGCCGAGCGCGTGCGCCCCAAGGCGCTGACGCTCGTCCACAACGAGACCTCGACGGGCACGACCTATCCCGCGGCCGAGGTGGGCAAGATCGCGCGCTCCGTCGGCGCGCTCTTCCTGCTCGACACCGTCTCGTCCGTCGCGGGGCTCGACGTGCGCACCGACGAGTGGGGCGTGGACCTCGGCATGACCGGCTCGCAAAAGTGCCTCGCGGCGCCCCTCGGCCTGGCGCTCGTCAGCGTCGGCCCGCGCGCGTGGGAGGCGATGGAGCGGCGGACGAAGCCCGCGCGAAGCTGGGCGTACGACCTGCTGCGCTGGAAGGAGCACTGGATCCCCGTCTCGCGCGGCGGCAAGGTTGCGGACGGCTCGCCCCGGCGCCAGCCTGTCTCCATCCCCACCCACCTCACCGCCGCGATGAGCGTCGCGGCCCGGCTGATCCTCGAGGAAGGCCTGGCGCACCGCTTCCGGCGCCACGAGGTCGCCGCGGGCGCGCTCCGGCGCGGCCTCGCCGCGCTGGGGCTCGAGATGTTTCCGGACGCGGCCATCGTGTCGAACACGGTGTCGTGCGTGAAGACGCCGAAGGGCATCGACCCCGCGGCCGTCGTGACGCTGATGCGCGACCGCTACGGCATCCTCATCGGCACGGGCCTCGACAAGATCCGGACGACGACGCTCCGGATCGGGACGATGGGCCTCACCGCGAGCCCGCTCTACGTGCTGCCGACGCTCTCGGCCCTCGAGCTGGCGCTGCGCGACCTCGGGCACAAGGCCGAGCCCGGCGTGGGCGTCGCCGCGGCGCAGGCCGCGTTCGCCGACGCCGCCTAGCCCGTGGCGGCCGCGCTCTTCGTCGTCCCCGACGACTTCCCGTCGGTCTTCGAGGGCTCGACCGCGCACGAGCGCCTGAAGAAGCTCGGCGAGACGCGCGTCTACACCCAGCGCGGCGCCGAGGAGCCGGAGGAGCTCGCCAAGCGGATCGACGGCGCCCGGTGCGTCATCAACATCCGCGCCCACGCGCGGTTCACCGAGCAGGTCTTCGCCGCGTGCCGCCACCTCGCGCTGGTCTCGATCTGGGGCACCGGCACCGACAACGTGGACCTCGAGGCCGCCGGCCGCCGCGGCATCACCGTGACCAACACGCCGGGGATCAACGCCTTCGCCGTCGCGGAGCACACGCTGGCGCTCATGCTCGCGACCGCGCGGAAGATCCCGAGGCTCGACCGCGAGGTGCGTGGCGGCGCCTGGCCCCGCGAGATGCTCGTGCAGCTCCTCGGCAAGACGCTCGCGGTCTTCGGCACCGGGAAGATCGGCGCGCGCGTCGCCGACCTGGGCCGCGCGTTCGGCATGGACGTGCGCACCTGGAGCGCGCGGGGCGGGACGCCCGCCGCCAGGGACCAGCTCCTCAGGGCCGCCGACGTCGTCTCGCTCCACCTGCGGCTCGAGCCCGCCACGCGCGGCTTTCTCGGCCGGCGCGAGCTCTCGTTCATGAAAAAGACCGCGATCCTCGTGAACACGGGCCGGGGCGCCCTCGTCGAGCGCGAGGCGCTGCTCGACGCGCTCGGGCAGGGCCGGATCGCGGG from Candidatus Methylomirabilota bacterium includes:
- a CDS encoding aminotransferase class V-fold PLP-dependent enzyme, which encodes SVIEPGDRVLVVGAGQFGILMREIMNRVGADWTEFPVEWGARLDLERLRREAERVRPKALTLVHNETSTGTTYPAAEVGKIARSVGALFLLDTVSSVAGLDVRTDEWGVDLGMTGSQKCLAAPLGLALVSVGPRAWEAMERRTKPARSWAYDLLRWKEHWIPVSRGGKVADGSPRRQPVSIPTHLTAAMSVAARLILEEGLAHRFRRHEVAAGALRRGLAALGLEMFPDAAIVSNTVSCVKTPKGIDPAAVVTLMRDRYGILIGTGLDKIRTTTLRIGTMGLTASPLYVLPTLSALELALRDLGHKAEPGVGVAAAQAAFADAA
- a CDS encoding NAD(P)-dependent oxidoreductase, with the protein product MAAALFVVPDDFPSVFEGSTAHERLKKLGETRVYTQRGAEEPEELAKRIDGARCVINIRAHARFTEQVFAACRHLALVSIWGTGTDNVDLEAAGRRGITVTNTPGINAFAVAEHTLALMLATARKIPRLDREVRGGAWPREMLVQLLGKTLAVFGTGKIGARVADLGRAFGMDVRTWSARGGTPAARDQLLRAADVVSLHLRLEPATRGFLGRRELSFMKKTAILVNTGRGALVEREALLDALGQGRIAGAGLDVFHDEPVKPGDPILALANVVLTPHNAGQTPEVIRDGLLRAVENVENFLAGRPTDVVVAPVTPAR